A region of Mauremys mutica isolate MM-2020 ecotype Southern chromosome 2, ASM2049712v1, whole genome shotgun sequence DNA encodes the following proteins:
- the LOC123364753 gene encoding coiled-coil domain-containing protein 201-like, which yields MSEEEDSFLNVKRSLKKAAVKHSTPVDSMFSQSMLSLVDMTNQSIREQNISKRVYGSPMPKSSFQKQASSQEQLMHLDKLISQVTFPRKLSTVLDPEDSSEEMSLSSWAAVPRRRLSTVLASEESSEEPSFKTMVPPIISAAVEVPAEPSKKAAKVTSKSVLAWLVTEIPGIKNPTERKRRKRKFEKKILEAQQREWELRQLKNIEEATRHELTIEEV from the exons ATGTCCGAGGAAGAAGATTCTTTCTTGAATGTCAAAAGATCTTTGAAAAAGGCAGCAGTGAAACATAGCACTCCGGTGGATTCAATGTTCTCCCAAAGTATGTTATCTCTGGTGGATATGACGAATCAATCTATCAGAGAACAAAACATAAGTAAGAGAGTCTATGGGTCTCCAATGCCAAAATCATCCTTCCAGAAACAAGCATCATCCCAAGAACAACTAATGCACCTTGACAAGCTCATTTCTCAAGTCACTTTTCCAAGAAAGCTTTCCACAGTATTGGACCCAGAGGATTCAAGTGAAGAAATGAGCCTCAGCTCTTGGGCTGCAGTTCCTAGAAGAAGACTTTCAACAGTGTTGGCTTCAGAGGAATCCAGTGAAGAGCCAAGCTTCAAGACAATGGTTCCCCCTATAATAAGTGCAGCAGTTGAAGTCCCTGCTGAACCATCTAAGAAGGCAGCCAAAGTAACTTCTAAAAGTGTATTAGCATGGCTGGTTACTGAAATTCCTGGGATAAAAAATcccacagaaagaaaaagaagaaaaaggaaatttgaaaaaaaaatattg GAAGCACAACAGCGAGAATGGGAATTACGTCAACTTAAAAATATCGAAGAGGCGACTAGACATGAGCTGACAATTGAAGAAGTTTGA